The genomic stretch CGATGGTATCATTTACAAAAGCTACCACCACTTCATAACCTCTCGCCATAATGGCTGTATCTGCATTCAACTTGGGTTCAAAATAATCAATTTCAAAACCAAACTTGTCCTTAAACATATCAAAATAAATCTTATCATAGGGCTTTGTATCAAAAAAACAAATTCTGCTCATTCTGCACCATGCCTTTCTGTATTATCAGACAGTTTCATTGTTACCAATTTCCAAGGTAGCATACATACAAAATAACAAAACCCATAACATGTTTTCTGTAAACGGACTTATTGGGGAGCAGAGAACTTCTCAATTCTCTCTTTCATTGTTTTGTTAAAGTTCTCAACTTTTCTGTCATACTCTTCTTCCATCAGGGAAGACGCGAGCAAAAAGTCAGCCGTCGCCAGATTATTGGCTATGGGAATATCATAAACCACAGCAATACGCAATAATGCCTTAACATCAGGATCATGAGGCTGGGATTCTAAAGGATCCCATAAAAAGATTACAAAATCGATTCCTCCCTCTACGATTCTTGAGCCAATCTGCTGGTCACCTCCTAAAGGTCCGCTGTTGTACCCCTTAACGGGAAGCCCGGTCTGCTCAGAAATGAGTCTTGCCGTTGTACCGGTTCCGCATAGAAAATGGCTTTTCAGTATATCCTTATGTCTATCTGCCCATTTCACCAATTCCTGTTTTTTTCCGTCATGAGCGATCAATGCAATATGCTTTTTCTTACCTATTTTAAAATAAATAAAATCATCAAGTAACATTATGCCTCCTGTTCCTTCTCCAGCCTTTATTTGTTATGTATATTCTTGCCAGTAAAGTATTTATTATTACACTTCTATCATACTTGCTTTACCAGAAAAATGCAACGCAAATATACGCTTTGCCCCTGTCTTCTGTTCTTATATAAAACCTACAGAAAAATGTATAATTATAAGTACTCAGTTTGTATTTTTATCCTTATTACTTGTGAAATGCTCATTTTTATGTTAAACTATATACTATATCGTTTTGCAGGAAAAGTAAATTTGATTAAATAATACTAATAAATGCAAAATAATACATAGTATTACAAAAAAATATACCCCAAAGGAGGCTGTTATGAGTAATATGAACATTTCCAGTATTACACCGGAGATTCTGGCATTGTCTGACCTATGTGCCAAAAATAGTGTGATTGATTCCTCTCTTTACACCAAATATCAGGTAAAAAGAGGTCTTAGGGATGTCAGTGGAGCGGGAGTTTTAACTGGTCTTACAGAAATAGCGGAAGTCCGCTCCCATTTATTTGTCGACTCCGAGTACATTCCCTGTGAAGGACAGCTTTTTTACAGGGGTATCGATGTAAAACAGATCGTTCAGGGTTTTATTGAAGATAATCGCTTTGGTTTTGAAGAGGTTACCTATCTCCTGTTATTCGGCAAGCTCCCAAGTATCGAAGAATTGACGAGTTTCAAGGCATTATTAGGTGAATACCGTTCACTTCCCACCTCTTTCGTCAGAGATATTATTATGAAAGCTCCCAGTAAGGATATGATGAATACATTGGCAAGAAGCGTCCTGACTCTGTACTCCTACGATGATCTGGCGGATGATATTACACTGCCTAATGTCTTAAGGCAATCCCTTCAACTGATATCCTTATTCCCTTTGTTATCCGTTTATGGTTATCAGGCTTACAGTCATTATCATGACGGACAGAGCCTGGTTATACATACGCCGGATCCTAATCTTTCAACTGCTGAATTAATCCTGCATCTATTAAGATCCGACAGTAAATACACTCCTCTGGAAGCTAAAATTCTTGACGTTGCACTGGTTCTCCATGCAGAACATGGCGGCGGTAACAATTCTACTTTCACCACCCATGTAGTAACCTCTACCGGTACGGATACCTATTCCTCTGTGGCAGCTTCTTTGGGCTCTTTAAAAGGACCTAAGCATGGCGGTGCAAATATCAAAGTTATTCAAATGTTCGAGGATATGAAAAATGTCATCCGGGATTGGGAAGACGAAGATGAGGTACGTGCATATCTGGCTGCACTGCTTCAGAAAAATGCCTTTGATAAATCAGGCCTTATTTATGGTATGGGCCATGCGGTATATTCGATTTCTGATCCAAGAGCCGAAATCTTTAAAGGTTTTGTTGAAAAATTATCCCTTGAAAAAGGGCGTGCCAAAGAGTTTAAACTCTATAATCTGGTGGAAACTCTCGCTCCGGAAGTAATTGCAAAGGAACGTCAGATATATAAAGGTGTCAGTGCCAATGTGGATTTCTACAGCGGTTTCGTATATAGCATGTTAGATCTGCCTCTTGAATTATATACCCCTATCTTTGCCATCGCCAGAATATCCGGCTGGAGCGCTCATAGAATGGAGGAGCTCATTAATGCAGGTAAGATAATTCGTCCTGCCTATAAGAATGTAGCGAAGGTAAAACCTTATTCCAAATTAAAGGATCGCACCTGATAATCCTGGAATTAATCCCCCCAGGCGGCGTCATTGCAGTTTCCTGCAGAAAGCAAATCCTTTCGTGATAAACAGCAAAGACAAATTGATATAAATTGAGGCTGCTGCAAATCTGCAGCAGCCTCAACTTGCTTACTTTTTCAGATTAATCCTTCTGTTTAAACAATCCGATAATAAAGAGCAGTATTACTGCACCAACGACGGACACAATAAAACTCCAGATGTTTAATCCTGTTGCAGGACCCCAACCAAAAATACCTGCCAGCCATCCACCGATAAATGCTCCGACGATACCTACAAGGATATTCATACCAACACCCATCTGGCTGTCTTTCTTCATAATCTTACTGGCTATCCAACCAGAAATACCTCCAAGAATTAACCAAA from Anaerocolumna sp. AGMB13020 encodes the following:
- a CDS encoding methylglyoxal synthase, producing MLLDDFIYFKIGKKKHIALIAHDGKKQELVKWADRHKDILKSHFLCGTGTTARLISEQTGLPVKGYNSGPLGGDQQIGSRIVEGGIDFVIFLWDPLESQPHDPDVKALLRIAVVYDIPIANNLATADFLLASSLMEEEYDRKVENFNKTMKERIEKFSAPQ
- a CDS encoding citrate/2-methylcitrate synthase, translating into MSNMNISSITPEILALSDLCAKNSVIDSSLYTKYQVKRGLRDVSGAGVLTGLTEIAEVRSHLFVDSEYIPCEGQLFYRGIDVKQIVQGFIEDNRFGFEEVTYLLLFGKLPSIEELTSFKALLGEYRSLPTSFVRDIIMKAPSKDMMNTLARSVLTLYSYDDLADDITLPNVLRQSLQLISLFPLLSVYGYQAYSHYHDGQSLVIHTPDPNLSTAELILHLLRSDSKYTPLEAKILDVALVLHAEHGGGNNSTFTTHVVTSTGTDTYSSVAASLGSLKGPKHGGANIKVIQMFEDMKNVIRDWEDEDEVRAYLAALLQKNAFDKSGLIYGMGHAVYSISDPRAEIFKGFVEKLSLEKGRAKEFKLYNLVETLAPEVIAKERQIYKGVSANVDFYSGFVYSMLDLPLELYTPIFAIARISGWSAHRMEELINAGKIIRPAYKNVAKVKPYSKLKDRT
- a CDS encoding GlsB/YeaQ/YmgE family stress response membrane protein, translating into MPEITNIIVWLILGGISGWIASKIMKKDSQMGVGMNILVGIVGAFIGGWLAGIFGWGPATGLNIWSFIVSVVGAVILLFIIGLFKQKD